Proteins from a single region of Primulina tabacum isolate GXHZ01 chromosome 5, ASM2559414v2, whole genome shotgun sequence:
- the LOC142544858 gene encoding uncharacterized protein LOC142544858, giving the protein MALQRGGSLIIVLVVALSIFELAVANKNWTDTAGNWNRNEGYWGYWHKNYSTQGSRKIVVGGSENWHFGYNYTEWALKNGPFYLNDTLVFKYDVPNDTTLPHSVSLLPNFWSFQKCDLRRAKKIGDVAQGDGDGFEFVLKRWQPYYFTCGERDGLHCNVGMMKFVVWPSIRPNY; this is encoded by the exons ATGGCTTTGCAACGTGGAGGATCTTTGATTATTGTTCTAGTTGTTGCTCTTTCCATATTTGAGCTTGCTGTGGCCAACAAGAACTGGACAGATACTGCAGGGAATTGGAACCGAAATGAAGGCTACTGGGGATACTGGCACAAGAATTATAGTACTCAGGGTTCCAGGAAAATTGTGGTTGGGGGGTCTGAAAATTGGCATTTTGGCTACAATTATACCGAATGGGCACTCAAGAATGGACCCTTCTACTTGAATGACACACTAG TGTTCAAGTATGATGTACCAAATGATACCACATTGCCTCACAGCGTCTCTTTGTTACCGAATTTCTGGAGTTTTCAAAAATGTGACTTGAGGAGGGCGAAGAAAATAGGAGATGTAGCACAGGGAGACGGGGACGGGTTCGAGTTCGTGCTCAAGAGGTGGCAGCCGTACTATTTCACTTGCGGGGAACGCGATGGATTACATTGCAATGTCGGGATGATGAAGTTTGTGGTCTGGCCTTCGATCCGTCCGAATTATTGA
- the LOC142547047 gene encoding transcription factor HHO2-like yields MGALGMSLDFKFLLAEMSSSIGGLISEFLRNHSPSEKIVQLAEYIDELEAEKKKIEPFKSELPLCVLLLEITIVAVKEVQREKSNAVPLEEFMPSKKIADEKREKIENSEDDVKSKDKMNWMSSVQLWNSDNQHLNDEQTLKPDNIKSCKNRIAGTTLWPFKRCTNFPVLPVVEKNGDESTLVPRLSLGTPEANNRPEEMNSSAFSSKSTCGRSGSTVYTDNHSRLSSGQQSQQMTRKQRRCWSPELHRRFVDALQKLGGAQAATPKQIRELMRVDGLSNDEVKSHLQKYRIHACRVGASTSANHPIVLGASWMLSRERCSEFSKQRKSRSGSPQRHTHLAGFSRATSLTGGESMEEEDDEIQLSLGDNDDVKMGRLWL; encoded by the exons aTGGGAGCGTTGGGTATGAGTTTGGATTTCAAGTTTCTATTGGCAGAGATGAGTTCGTCGATAGGTGGGTTGATTTCGGAGTTTTTGAGAAATCATAGCCCATCTGAAAAGATTGTGCAACTTGCTGAATATATTGATGAGCTCGAAGCTGAGAAGAAAAAGATCGAACCTTTCAAAAGTGAGCTTCCTCTTTGCGTGCTCCTCCTGGAAATCA CGATTGTGGCAGTGAAAGAGGTGCAGCGTGAGAAATCAAACGCAGTTCCGTTGGAAGAATTCATGCCATCGAAGAAAATCGCTGATGAAAAACGTGAGAAAATTGAAAACAGTGAAGATGACGTGAAAAGTAAAGATAAAATGAATTGGATGAGTTCTGTGCAGTTGTGGAACTCTGATAATCAGCATCTTAACGATGAACAAACATTAAAACCGGACAATATAAAG AGTTGTAAAAACAGGATAGCAGGAACGACACTCTGGCCATTTAAGAGGTGTACTAATTTCCCAGTGCTGCCAGTGGTGGAGAAAAATGGGGATGAATCAACTCTGGTTCCCAGGCTTTCTCTTGGTACACCTGAGGCCAATAATCGCCCGGAAGAGATGAATTCGAGTGCTTTTAGCTCAAAATCCACTTGTGGCAGATCAGGTTCAACTGTCTACACTGACAATCATTCAAGGTTAAGCAGTGGACAGCAGTCGCAGCAAATGACTAGGAAGCAAAGGAGATGCTGGTCACCTGAGTTGCATCGACGTTTTGTCGATGCCCTGCAGAAGCTTGGAGGTGCTCAAG CTGCAACTCCTAAACAAATCAGAGAACTTATGCGAGTCGACGGTCTCTCCAATGATGAAGTTAAGAGTCATCTGCAG AAATATCGCATCCACGCTTGTAGAGTTGGCGCTTCAACAAGCGCTAATCATCCTATTGTTCTTGGAGCTTCTTGGATGTTGTCTCGAGAACGATGCTCTGAGTTTTCCAAACAAAGAAAATCTCGGTCCGGATCGCCTCAGCGCCACACACACTTGGCGGGATTTTCTAGAGCAACTTCTTTGACGGGAGGGGAGAGCATGGAAGAGGAAGATGATGAAATTCAATTATCTTTAGGAGACAATGATGACGTGAAAATGGGAAGACTTTGGCTCTGA
- the LOC142544859 gene encoding uncharacterized protein LOC142544859 isoform X3: MNTFTCCIQRSIVDNIHLAQELLRKYARKRVSKRCILKVDVQKAYDTVDWAFLEEVLIGFNFPSLFVKWIMECVSTTSYSIALNGTYHGHFKGERELRQGMDDRTRHEILRMTGFTPDGGLGLKNLRAWNLALIAKTLWKIHLKKDNLWIKWINHIYSNFGDVWNWKWHKDESPLIKHIISIRDTLLQRLGSATNASATLHCWFAEDKGMSRAYDWFANSKGNWPWKPLLTRSFILPKHRIILWLVAHAKLLTRDRLPFVDDKPRVLCNTVNESTQHLFFSCHYSASVWNEVRDWLGMWKMMGSPSAVLKAFQNCYRGNSTLSRMRITALASTVYFLWNARNKTMFEDDKPRVEDIVRRIKINVFRCIPCSIDVCQLVVYS; this comes from the exons ATGAACACATTCACTTGTTGCATTCAAAGATCTATTGTCGACAATATTCATTTAGCACAAGAACTTTTGAGGAAATACGCTCGTAAACGAGTTTCAAAAAGATGCATCCTCAAAGTCGACGTTCAAAAAGCGTATGATACGGTGGACTGGGCATTTCTGGAAGAGGTTTTAATTGGTTTCAACTTTCCAAGTTTGTTTGTCAAATGGATCATGGAATGTGTTTCGACCACTTCTTACTCGATTGCACTCAACGGAACTTACCATGGCCACTTCAAAGGAGAGAGAGAATTGAGACAAG GGATGGATGATCGAACCAGACACGAAATTTTGAGGATGACAGGCTTTACTCCAG ATGGTGGGTTGGGGCTGAAAAACTTAAGAGCTTGGAACTTGGCTTTAATTGCAAAAACATTGTGGAAGATACACTTGAAGAAAGACAACCTTTGGATCAAATGGATCAATCATATTTACAGTAATTTCGGTGATGTATGGAACTGGAAATGGCACAAAGATGAATCACCGTTGATCAAGCACATTATTTCGATTAGAGACACACTACTGCAGAGACTGGGTTCGGCCACTAATGCTTCTGCCACCTTACACTGTTGGTTTGCCGAAGATAAGGGGATGTCTCGAGCTTATGACTGGTTCGCAAACTCAAAGGGGAATTGGCCATGGAAACCACTACTTACTCGGTCATTCATTCTTCCGAAGCACAGAATTATTCTTTGGCTTGTGGCTCATGCAAAACTACTTACTAGAGATCGATTACCTTTTGTCGATGATAAACCGCGTGTCTTGTGCAATACTGTGAATGAATCTACCCAACACCTATTCTTCTCTTGTCATTACTCGGCAAGTGTTTGGAACGAGGTTCGCGATTGGTTGGGAATGTGGAAAATGATGGGATCACCATCAGCTGTTCTGAAGGCATTCCAGAATTGCTACAGAGGGAACTCGACACTTTCTAGGATGAGGATTACAGCTCTTGCCTCAACGGTCTACTTCTTATGGAACGCTAGAAACAAGACGATGTTCGAAGATGACAAACCACGAGTTGAAGATATTGTTCGCAGGATTAAGATAAATGTTTTCCGATGTATTCCTTGCTCTATTGATGTATGTCAACTTGTTGTGTATTCATAG
- the LOC142544859 gene encoding uncharacterized protein LOC142544859 isoform X1: MNTFTCCIQRSIVDNIHLAQELLRKYARKRVSKRCILKVDVQKAYDTVDWAFLEEVLIGFNFPSLFVKWIMECVSTTSYSIALNGTYHGHFKGERELRQGMDDRTRHEILRMTGFTPGMLPFRYLGIPLAAKRLRSSDYCMLVNAIAAKINSWPRHSLSYAGKLELIRSVIQGIECFWLSVLPVPNCVIDSIHSLCRKFVWPTKRPLIAWNTLCKPLADGGLGLKNLRAWNLALIAKTLWKIHLKKDNLWIKWINHIYSNFGDVWNWKWHKDESPLIKHIISIRDTLLQRLGSATNASATLHCWFAEDKGMSRAYDWFANSKGNWPWKPLLTRSFILPKHRIILWLVAHAKLLTRDRLPFVDDKPRVLCNTVNESTQHLFFSCHYSASVWNEVRDWLGMWKMMGSPSAVLKAFQNCYRGNSTLSRMRITALASTVYFLWNARNKTMFEDDKPRVEDIVRRIKINVFRCIPCSIDVCQLVVYS; the protein is encoded by the exons ATGAACACATTCACTTGTTGCATTCAAAGATCTATTGTCGACAATATTCATTTAGCACAAGAACTTTTGAGGAAATACGCTCGTAAACGAGTTTCAAAAAGATGCATCCTCAAAGTCGACGTTCAAAAAGCGTATGATACGGTGGACTGGGCATTTCTGGAAGAGGTTTTAATTGGTTTCAACTTTCCAAGTTTGTTTGTCAAATGGATCATGGAATGTGTTTCGACCACTTCTTACTCGATTGCACTCAACGGAACTTACCATGGCCACTTCAAAGGAGAGAGAGAATTGAGACAAG GGATGGATGATCGAACCAGACACGAAATTTTGAGGATGACAGGCTTTACTCCAGGTATGCTACCTTTTCGATATCTTGGTATCCCTCTAGCTGCAAAACGATTGAGATCGTCAGACTATTGCATGCTGGTAAATGCTATTGCTGCTAAAATTAACTCGTGGCCAAGACATTCACTTTCTTATGCTGGGAAACTTGAGTTAATAAGATCAGTCATTCAAGGCATTGAATGCTTTTGGTTATCTGTTCTACCTGTTCCTAATTGTGTCATTGATTCGATTCACTCTTTGTGCCGAAAATTTGTTTGGCCTACTAAACGCCCTCTGATTGCTTGGAATACTCTTTGTAAACCGTTGGCAGATGGTGGGTTGGGGCTGAAAAACTTAAGAGCTTGGAACTTGGCTTTAATTGCAAAAACATTGTGGAAGATACACTTGAAGAAAGACAACCTTTGGATCAAATGGATCAATCATATTTACAGTAATTTCGGTGATGTATGGAACTGGAAATGGCACAAAGATGAATCACCGTTGATCAAGCACATTATTTCGATTAGAGACACACTACTGCAGAGACTGGGTTCGGCCACTAATGCTTCTGCCACCTTACACTGTTGGTTTGCCGAAGATAAGGGGATGTCTCGAGCTTATGACTGGTTCGCAAACTCAAAGGGGAATTGGCCATGGAAACCACTACTTACTCGGTCATTCATTCTTCCGAAGCACAGAATTATTCTTTGGCTTGTGGCTCATGCAAAACTACTTACTAGAGATCGATTACCTTTTGTCGATGATAAACCGCGTGTCTTGTGCAATACTGTGAATGAATCTACCCAACACCTATTCTTCTCTTGTCATTACTCGGCAAGTGTTTGGAACGAGGTTCGCGATTGGTTGGGAATGTGGAAAATGATGGGATCACCATCAGCTGTTCTGAAGGCATTCCAGAATTGCTACAGAGGGAACTCGACACTTTCTAGGATGAGGATTACAGCTCTTGCCTCAACGGTCTACTTCTTATGGAACGCTAGAAACAAGACGATGTTCGAAGATGACAAACCACGAGTTGAAGATATTGTTCGCAGGATTAAGATAAATGTTTTCCGATGTATTCCTTGCTCTATTGATGTATGTCAACTTGTTGTGTATTCATAG
- the LOC142544859 gene encoding uncharacterized protein LOC142544859 isoform X2: MNTFTCCIQRSIVDNIHLAQELLRKYARKRVSKRCILKVDVQKAYDTVDWAFLEEVLIGFNFPSLFVKWIMECVSTTSYSIALNGTYHGHFKGERELRQGDPLSPFLFNICIEVLSRSIKQMSRSPTYGFHPKCRDLRITHLAYADDLLLLSRGDIGSIEMVMNCLNKFGDMAGLRVNLLKSNIYMAGMDDRTRHEILRMTGFTPDGGLGLKNLRAWNLALIAKTLWKIHLKKDNLWIKWINHIYSNFGDVWNWKWHKDESPLIKHIISIRDTLLQRLGSATNASATLHCWFAEDKGMSRAYDWFANSKGNWPWKPLLTRSFILPKHRIILWLVAHAKLLTRDRLPFVDDKPRVLCNTVNESTQHLFFSCHYSASVWNEVRDWLGMWKMMGSPSAVLKAFQNCYRGNSTLSRMRITALASTVYFLWNARNKTMFEDDKPRVEDIVRRIKINVFRCIPCSIDVCQLVVYS, from the exons ATGAACACATTCACTTGTTGCATTCAAAGATCTATTGTCGACAATATTCATTTAGCACAAGAACTTTTGAGGAAATACGCTCGTAAACGAGTTTCAAAAAGATGCATCCTCAAAGTCGACGTTCAAAAAGCGTATGATACGGTGGACTGGGCATTTCTGGAAGAGGTTTTAATTGGTTTCAACTTTCCAAGTTTGTTTGTCAAATGGATCATGGAATGTGTTTCGACCACTTCTTACTCGATTGCACTCAACGGAACTTACCATGGCCACTTCAAAGGAGAGAGAGAATTGAGACAAGGTGATCCTTTATCTCCTTTCTTATTCAATATTTGTATTGAAGTTCTTTCTCGATCTATAAAACAGATGTCTAGATCTCCGACATATGGGTTTCACCCAAAGTGCCGTGATCTACGTATCACTCATTTGGCATATGCCGACGATTTGTTGCTGCTATCCCGTGGTGATATTGGTAGTATTGAGATGGTGATGAATTGCTTGAACAAATTTGGGGACATGGCTGGGTTGCGAGTAAACTTGTTAAAGTCGAACATTTACATGGCAGGGATGGATGATCGAACCAGACACGAAATTTTGAGGATGACAGGCTTTACTCCAG ATGGTGGGTTGGGGCTGAAAAACTTAAGAGCTTGGAACTTGGCTTTAATTGCAAAAACATTGTGGAAGATACACTTGAAGAAAGACAACCTTTGGATCAAATGGATCAATCATATTTACAGTAATTTCGGTGATGTATGGAACTGGAAATGGCACAAAGATGAATCACCGTTGATCAAGCACATTATTTCGATTAGAGACACACTACTGCAGAGACTGGGTTCGGCCACTAATGCTTCTGCCACCTTACACTGTTGGTTTGCCGAAGATAAGGGGATGTCTCGAGCTTATGACTGGTTCGCAAACTCAAAGGGGAATTGGCCATGGAAACCACTACTTACTCGGTCATTCATTCTTCCGAAGCACAGAATTATTCTTTGGCTTGTGGCTCATGCAAAACTACTTACTAGAGATCGATTACCTTTTGTCGATGATAAACCGCGTGTCTTGTGCAATACTGTGAATGAATCTACCCAACACCTATTCTTCTCTTGTCATTACTCGGCAAGTGTTTGGAACGAGGTTCGCGATTGGTTGGGAATGTGGAAAATGATGGGATCACCATCAGCTGTTCTGAAGGCATTCCAGAATTGCTACAGAGGGAACTCGACACTTTCTAGGATGAGGATTACAGCTCTTGCCTCAACGGTCTACTTCTTATGGAACGCTAGAAACAAGACGATGTTCGAAGATGACAAACCACGAGTTGAAGATATTGTTCGCAGGATTAAGATAAATGTTTTCCGATGTATTCCTTGCTCTATTGATGTATGTCAACTTGTTGTGTATTCATAG